ACCTGCCCCGTCCCAAAAACACCCTGATGCAGCAGCTTGTAGACATCGAGTACATCAATCGCTGTGTAGCGCCGTGTATGGGTGAGAATCAATGCCCTGACTGCTTCTTCATCTGCCATGCTAAGATGCCTTTTGTGCGTAAGCTGCTCTATAACCCATTTAGGCTAAGGCTAAACTGTGCAAATGATACCGTGCGGTTGTGAAATGCGCGTTAAACGAGGTTAAGATCGGGTGAACGACTAATCGTCCGCCACAAACGTCCTTTGGGCTGAGGAAGGTAGAACAACCGGTGCGACGATGCCTTTCAAGCCCCGAAGGGGTGGCTGCTTTCAGCCCGCTGCTTTAGCGGCGGGATCATAAGCGATCCCGCCTGTTCAATGTGGTGATACTTAGGGTGGGAAATTCTCTGCCTCTCCTCCTCTGCATTGAATCATCGACCACCTTCTTTCAATCCCTGACCGAATCGCCCCATACGCTCATATTGGTGGTAAGCCTTTTAGCGCTGTCGATGCTTTCCCCTTAATTATAGCCATTGGGATGCGATTGATGCCATGCCCACGCACTCTTGATAATGTCCTCCAGCGCGGGGAAACGCGGTGTCCACCCCAATTCATCGTTGATCTTCTCTGACGAGGCAACAAGGGTGGGCGCATCCCCCAGACGGCGCGGCGTTTCAACGGCGGGTAGATCATGCCCGGTCACGGCGCGGGCGGTATCGATAACCTCACGAACGCTGTAGCCGCGCCCATTTCCTAAGTTGTAGGTCATTGATTCCCGCTCATCAATCGCCCCCACCGCCAGCACATGCGCCTCAGCCAGATCGCGCACATGAACGTAATCGCGGACGCACGTCCCATCATAGGTGGGGTAATCCGTCCCATAGATGGCAATCGTCGGGCGCTGCCCCAGGGGAACTTGGAGCGCCAGCGGGATGAGATGCGTTTCGGGGGTATGTGCCTCCCCGCGAATCGCCCGCCCATCGCTATCAAGGGTTGCCCCACAGGCATTAAAATAGCGCAAAATGCAGTACTTTAAGCCCACCTGACGGTGATACCAACGAATCATCCCCTCAATCATCAGTTTTGTCTCCCCGTACACATTTGCCGGGGCATAGGGATCGTCCTCGTTAAGAGTGGCGTTCTTGCTGGCATACACAGCGGCGGTGCTGGAAAAAACAAGCCGTTTCACGTTATGGGTCAGCATCGCCTCAAAAAGGTTCTGGCTGTACGCCACATTGTTGGTGAAGTAAAGGCTTGGCTTAACCATGCTCTCGCCCGCCTCGATTAGCGCAGCAAAATGCGCCACTGCATCGAACTTCCCCATCTGGAACAGCGTATCAAGCGCCGCTTTATCAGCAAGATCGCCGCGCACAAAGGCTGCCCCCAACGGAATGGCTGCCTGATGCCCCCGCGAGAGGTTATCAAAGACGGTGACGGTATGCCCTGCCTCTAGAAATGCGGCGGCGGTAGTTGAACCGATGTAGCCGGCCCCGCCGACGACCAATACATGCATAGGGTTGAATCCTCCTGTTACGGTCATTTTAACCCACTGCGCTACAATTCCCTCAGTAACTCATCGCACCCGATCATTGATCATTAACGAAAGAGAGTGATTCCCGATGGCGTTTGAGATCGTCACCCTTGCCCCATCGATCTACCACCTTCAAAGCGGGGCGAACATGGGCGTTCTTGCTGATTCTGACGGACGCGCCTTGCTCATCGACACTGGGTTGGATGAGGACGCCGGACGCCGCATCAAAAACGCCCTTGCCAAGTTGAATCTCACCCTAGCCGCGGTGATCTTAACGCACGGACACAGCGACCATTTCGGCGGGACGGACTACCTGCGCCGCAACCTGGCTCCCTTTCCCGTCTATGCCCCGCCCATAGAAGCTGCCTTTATCACCTACAGCAGCCTAGAGTCCATCATGCTTTCAGCCGGTGCCCTTCCTTTTGATCAGCTTGTAGGGAAATTTACCAAAGCGCCCGCCTGTAAAGTCGATCACGAAGTGGCGTTGGGCGAAGTGCGCCTTGCCGGGTTCGGGGTGGAGATTATTCCCCTCGCCGGACATTCGCCCAACATGATCGGGGTGCGGGCGGGCAATGTCTTGTTCTGTGCCGATGCTCTTCTCCCTCTCGCCACGCTCCAAAAATACCCCATTCCGTTCACTGTTCACATTGGTAAGGCGCTCGCTGTGTTGGATCGTCTGCTAGAGTGTGTCGATCAGGGGGTGATCCTTGCGCCCGGACATGGTGTCCATCTTGCGGCGGGCGAGGCAAAGGTGGTGATCGCCGCCAATCGGGAGACACTTCTACGCATTGTGACTGCCGTCG
This genomic interval from Anaerolineales bacterium contains the following:
- the galE gene encoding UDP-glucose 4-epimerase GalE; the encoded protein is MHVLVVGGAGYIGSTTAAAFLEAGHTVTVFDNLSRGHQAAIPLGAAFVRGDLADKAALDTLFQMGKFDAVAHFAALIEAGESMVKPSLYFTNNVAYSQNLFEAMLTHNVKRLVFSSTAAVYASKNATLNEDDPYAPANVYGETKLMIEGMIRWYHRQVGLKYCILRYFNACGATLDSDGRAIRGEAHTPETHLIPLALQVPLGQRPTIAIYGTDYPTYDGTCVRDYVHVRDLAEAHVLAVGAIDERESMTYNLGNGRGYSVREVIDTARAVTGHDLPAVETPRRLGDAPTLVASSEKINDELGWTPRFPALEDIIKSAWAWHQSHPNGYN
- a CDS encoding MBL fold metallo-hydrolase, translated to MAFEIVTLAPSIYHLQSGANMGVLADSDGRALLIDTGLDEDAGRRIKNALAKLNLTLAAVILTHGHSDHFGGTDYLRRNLAPFPVYAPPIEAAFITYSSLESIMLSAGALPFDQLVGKFTKAPACKVDHEVALGEVRLAGFGVEIIPLAGHSPNMIGVRAGNVLFCADALLPLATLQKYPIPFTVHIGKALAVLDRLLECVDQGVILAPGHGVHLAAGEAKVVIAANRETLLRIVTAVENRLRESPADEGTLTQTVCQKLGDPLASAVGYSLARTTIQAALVYLYESGRVRVITGGKCLWASAS